The Pseudochaenichthys georgianus chromosome 8, fPseGeo1.2, whole genome shotgun sequence genome has a segment encoding these proteins:
- the dnm2a gene encoding dynamin-2 isoform X8 → MGNRGMEDLIPLINKLQDAFSTIGQSCNLDLPQIAVVGGQSAGKSSVLENFVGRDFLPRGNGIVTRRPLILQLVNNTAEYAEFLHCKAKKFVDFDEVRSEIEAETERITGANKGISPIPINLRVYSPNVLNLTLIDLPGMTKVAVGDQPVDIEHQIRDMLLQFITKESCLILAVTPANTDLANSDALKIAKEVDPQGLRTIGVITKLDLMDEGTDAKDILENKLLPLRRGYIGVVNRSQKDIDGKKDIRAALAAERKFFLSHPGYRHIAERMGTPHLQKTLNQQLTNHIRDTLPGLRSKLQSQLLSLEKEVEEYKNFRPDDPTRKTKALLQMVQQFGVDFEKCIEGSGDQVDTNELSGGAKINRLFHERFPFELVKIVFDEKELRREISHAIKNVHGVRTGLFTPDLAFEAIVKKQILKLKEPSLKCVDLVVSELTALVMKCAVKLNSYPRLREETERIVTTHVREREGKTKDQVLLLIDIELSYINTNHEDFIGFANAQQRNTAANKKRPIPNQVIRKGWLTINISIMKGGSKEYWFILTAESLSWYKDEEEKEKKYMLPLDNLKLRDVEKGFMSTKHVFAIFNTEQRNVYKDLRQVELACDSQEDVDSWKASFLRAGVYPEKDQTDNDDAAPADTFSMDPQLERQVETIRNLVDSYIGIINKSTRDLVPKTIMHLMINSAKDFIHSELLAYLYSSGDQNSLMEESADQAQRRDELLRMYHALKEALVIIGDISTSTITTPVPPPANNNWIQDASPTPQRRPPPAAAPAPSRPHAARGPTPGQPMNPSPAFGVPLNPSPAFGAPPIPSRPGPPINAFNSHQDPFSAPPQIPSRPARVPPGVPSRRPPGAPSHRPTIIRPAEPSLLD, encoded by the exons ATGGGGAACCGGGGCATGGAAGACCTGATTCCCCTGATCAACAAGCTTCAAGACGCGTTCAGCACCATTGGTCAGAGTTGTAATTTAGACCTTCCTCAGATTGCGGTGGTCGGTGGACAGAGCGCTGGGAAAAGCTCAGTCTTGGAGAATTTTGTCGGCAG ggactttctTCCACGTGGAAATGGCATTGTTACCCGAAGACCTCTCATTTTGCAGCTGGTCAATAATACCGCAG AATATGCTGAATTCCTGCACTGCAAAGCGAAGAAGTTTGTGGATTTTGATGAAGTGCGGTCGGAAATTGAAGCAGAGACCGAGAGGATAACAGGCGCCAACAAAGGCATCTCTCCCATCCCAATTAACTTGAGGGTCTACTCCCCCAACG TGCTGAACCTGACCCTGATCGACCTCCCGGGAATGACTAAGGTTGCCGTTGGAGACCAGCCCGTAGACATCGAGCACCAGATCAGAGACATGCTCCTGCAGTTCATCACCAAGGAGAGCTGTCTGATCCTGGCCGTCACTCCTGCCAACACCGACCTGGCCAACTCGGACGCACTGAAGATCGCCAAGGAGGTCGACCCACAGG GTCTGCGTACTATTGGTGTTATAACCAAACTGGACCTGATGGATGAAGGGACGGATGCTAAGGACATCCTAGAAAATAAACTCCTACCACTGCGTAGAG GGTACATTGGTGTGGTGAACCGCAGTCAGAAAGACATTGATGGGAAGAAGGACATTCGTGCTGCTCTGGCCGCAGAGAGAAAGTTCttcctgtctcaccccggctACAGACACATAGCAGAGCGTATGGGCACACCACATCTACAGAAGACACTCAACCAG caattgaccaatcacatcAGGGACACTCTGCCTGGACTGCGCAGTAAATTGCAGAGTCAGCTCCTCTCCCTGGAGAAGGAAGTGGAGGAGTACAAGAACTTCCGTCCAGACGACCCAACACGCAAGACCAAGGCCTTGTTGCA GATGGTGCAGCAGTTTGGTGTGGACTTTGAGAAGTGCATTGAGGGCTCAGGGGACCAGGTGGACACCAACGAGCTGTCGGGGGGCGCAAAGATTAACCGCCTCTTCCACGAACGCTTCCCCTTCGAACTGGTCAAG ATTGTGTTTGATGAGAAGGAGCTAAGGCGAGAAATCAGTCACGCAATCAAGAACGTCCATGGTGTCAG AACGGGGCTCTTCACCCCTGACCTGGCTTTCGAGGCGATAGTCAAAAAGCAGATCCTCAAACTCAAAGAGCCCAGCCTCAAATGTGTGGACCTTGTGGTGTCCGAGCTGACCGCGCTCGTCATGAAGTGTGCTGTTAAG CTCAattcttacccaaggctgagaGAGGAGACTGAGAGGATTGTCACCACccatgtgagagagagagaaggaaagaCCAAGGACCAG GTTCTGCTGCTGATTGACATTGAGCTGTCCTACATCAACACCAATCATGAGGACTTCATAGGCTTTGCTAA CGCCCAGCAGAGAAACACCGCTGCAAACAAGAAGAGGCCCATACCCAACCAG GTGATCAGGAAAGGCTGGCTAACCATTAACATCAGCATCATGAAGGGAGGCTCCAAGGAGTACTGGTTTATCCTGACTGCAGAGTCCCTGTCCTGGTACAAAGACGAGGAG GAGAAAGAGAAGAAGTACATGCTGCCCCTCGATAACCTGAAGCTCCGAGATGTGGAGAAAGGCTTTATGTCCACGAAGCACGTCTTTGCAATCTTCAACACCGAACAGAG AAACGTCTACAAGGATCTTCGCCAAGTTGAACTGGCATGTGATTCTCAAGAGGATGTGGACAGCTGGAAAGCCTCTTTCCTCAGGGCTGGAGTTTATCCCGAGAAGGACCAG ACGGACAATGATGACGCTGCCCCTGCAGACACATTCTCTATGGACCCTCAGTTGGAGCGACAGGTGGAAACCATCCGTAACCTGGTGGATTCGTACATCGGCATCATCAATAAATCCACCAGAGACCTTGTGCCCAAAACCATCATGCATCTCATGATCAACAGC GCGAAGGACTTCATCCACTCGGAGCTGCTCGCCTACCTCTACTCGTCTGGGGACCAGAACAGCCTGATGGAGGAGTCAGCTGACCAGGCCCAGCGCAGAGACGAATTGCTGCGCATGTATCACGCGCTCAAGGAGGCCCTGGTCATTATCGGAGACATCAGCACCAGCACCATCACCACCCCAGTACCCCCACCCGCAAATAACAACTGGATCCAAGACGCCAG CCCCACCCCTCAGCGCAGACCCCCCCCAGCAGCCGCCCCGGCCCCCAGCCGCCCGCACGCTGCACGTGGCCCCACCCCGGGACAACCCATGAACCCTTCCCCTGCCTTCGGAGTGCCGCTCAACCCCTCTCCCGCCTTCGGAGCTCCACCCATCCCCTCGCGCCCGGGCCCACCCATCAACGCTTTCAACAGCCACCAAGACCCCTTCAGCGCACCCCCACAGATCCCCTCCCGGCCCGCCCGCGTCCCACCTGGTGTACCTAG CCGAAGACCTCCCGGGGCTCCTTCTCACCGGCCCACCATTATCCGCCCTGCTGAGCCCTCCCTGCTAGACTAG
- the dnm2a gene encoding dynamin-2 isoform X2 has product MGNRGMEDLIPLINKLQDAFSTIGQSCNLDLPQIAVVGGQSAGKSSVLENFVGRDFLPRGNGIVTRRPLILQLVNNTAEYAEFLHCKAKKFVDFDEVRSEIEAETERITGANKGISPIPINLRVYSPNVLNLTLIDLPGMTKVAVGDQPVDIEHQIRDMLLQFITKESCLILAVTPANTDLANSDALKIAKEVDPQGLRTIGVITKLDLMDEGTDAKDILENKLLPLRRGYIGVVNRSQKDIDGKKDIRAALAAERKFFLSHPGYRHIAERMGTPHLQKTLNQQLTNHIRDTLPGLRSKLQSQLLSLEKEVEEYKNFRPDDPTRKTKALLQMVQQFGVDFEKCIEGSGDQVDTNELSGGAKINRLFHERFPFELVKIVFDEKELRREISHAIKNVHGVRTGLFTPDLAFEVIVKKQIVKLKTPCLKCIDLVIQELINTVRQCTNKLNSYPRLREETERIVTTHVREREGKTKDQVLLLIDIELSYINTNHEDFIGFANLDYRKLDDGSPPGFSSNSAQQRNTAANKKRPIPNQGEILVIRKGWLTINISIMKGGSKEYWFILTAESLSWYKDEEEKEKKYMLPLDNLKLRDVEKGFMSTKHVFAIFNTEQRNVYKDLRQVELACDSQEDVDSWKASFLRAGVYPEKDQTDNDDAAPADTFSMDPQLERQVETIRNLVDSYIGIINKSTRDLVPKTIMHLMINSAKDFIHSELLAYLYSSGDQNSLMEESADQAQRRDELLRMYHALKEALVIIGDISTSTITTPVPPPANNNWIQDASPTPQRRPPPAAAPAPSRPHAARGPTPGQPMNPSPAFGVPLNPSPAFGAPPIPSRPGPPINAFNSHQDPFSAPPQIPSRPARVPPGVPSRRPPGAPSHRPTIIRPAEPSLLD; this is encoded by the exons ATGGGGAACCGGGGCATGGAAGACCTGATTCCCCTGATCAACAAGCTTCAAGACGCGTTCAGCACCATTGGTCAGAGTTGTAATTTAGACCTTCCTCAGATTGCGGTGGTCGGTGGACAGAGCGCTGGGAAAAGCTCAGTCTTGGAGAATTTTGTCGGCAG ggactttctTCCACGTGGAAATGGCATTGTTACCCGAAGACCTCTCATTTTGCAGCTGGTCAATAATACCGCAG AATATGCTGAATTCCTGCACTGCAAAGCGAAGAAGTTTGTGGATTTTGATGAAGTGCGGTCGGAAATTGAAGCAGAGACCGAGAGGATAACAGGCGCCAACAAAGGCATCTCTCCCATCCCAATTAACTTGAGGGTCTACTCCCCCAACG TGCTGAACCTGACCCTGATCGACCTCCCGGGAATGACTAAGGTTGCCGTTGGAGACCAGCCCGTAGACATCGAGCACCAGATCAGAGACATGCTCCTGCAGTTCATCACCAAGGAGAGCTGTCTGATCCTGGCCGTCACTCCTGCCAACACCGACCTGGCCAACTCGGACGCACTGAAGATCGCCAAGGAGGTCGACCCACAGG GTCTGCGTACTATTGGTGTTATAACCAAACTGGACCTGATGGATGAAGGGACGGATGCTAAGGACATCCTAGAAAATAAACTCCTACCACTGCGTAGAG GGTACATTGGTGTGGTGAACCGCAGTCAGAAAGACATTGATGGGAAGAAGGACATTCGTGCTGCTCTGGCCGCAGAGAGAAAGTTCttcctgtctcaccccggctACAGACACATAGCAGAGCGTATGGGCACACCACATCTACAGAAGACACTCAACCAG caattgaccaatcacatcAGGGACACTCTGCCTGGACTGCGCAGTAAATTGCAGAGTCAGCTCCTCTCCCTGGAGAAGGAAGTGGAGGAGTACAAGAACTTCCGTCCAGACGACCCAACACGCAAGACCAAGGCCTTGTTGCA GATGGTGCAGCAGTTTGGTGTGGACTTTGAGAAGTGCATTGAGGGCTCAGGGGACCAGGTGGACACCAACGAGCTGTCGGGGGGCGCAAAGATTAACCGCCTCTTCCACGAACGCTTCCCCTTCGAACTGGTCAAG ATTGTGTTTGATGAGAAGGAGCTAAGGCGAGAAATCAGTCACGCAATCAAGAACGTCCATGGTGTCAG AACGGGGCTGTTCACTCCAGACCTGGCGTTTGAGGTCATCGTGAAAAAGCAGATCGTTAAGCTGAAAACGCCCTGTCTCAAATGTATCGATCTGGTCATTCAGGAGCTCATCAACACAGTCAGGCAGTGCACCAACAAG CTCAattcttacccaaggctgagaGAGGAGACTGAGAGGATTGTCACCACccatgtgagagagagagaaggaaagaCCAAGGACCAG GTTCTGCTGCTGATTGACATTGAGCTGTCCTACATCAACACCAATCATGAGGACTTCATAGGCTTTGCTAA TCTTGACTACAGAAAGCTGGATGATGGTAGCCCCCCAGGGTTCAGCAGCAACAG CGCCCAGCAGAGAAACACCGCTGCAAACAAGAAGAGGCCCATACCCAACCAG GGTGAGATTCTG GTGATCAGGAAAGGCTGGCTAACCATTAACATCAGCATCATGAAGGGAGGCTCCAAGGAGTACTGGTTTATCCTGACTGCAGAGTCCCTGTCCTGGTACAAAGACGAGGAG GAGAAAGAGAAGAAGTACATGCTGCCCCTCGATAACCTGAAGCTCCGAGATGTGGAGAAAGGCTTTATGTCCACGAAGCACGTCTTTGCAATCTTCAACACCGAACAGAG AAACGTCTACAAGGATCTTCGCCAAGTTGAACTGGCATGTGATTCTCAAGAGGATGTGGACAGCTGGAAAGCCTCTTTCCTCAGGGCTGGAGTTTATCCCGAGAAGGACCAG ACGGACAATGATGACGCTGCCCCTGCAGACACATTCTCTATGGACCCTCAGTTGGAGCGACAGGTGGAAACCATCCGTAACCTGGTGGATTCGTACATCGGCATCATCAATAAATCCACCAGAGACCTTGTGCCCAAAACCATCATGCATCTCATGATCAACAGC GCGAAGGACTTCATCCACTCGGAGCTGCTCGCCTACCTCTACTCGTCTGGGGACCAGAACAGCCTGATGGAGGAGTCAGCTGACCAGGCCCAGCGCAGAGACGAATTGCTGCGCATGTATCACGCGCTCAAGGAGGCCCTGGTCATTATCGGAGACATCAGCACCAGCACCATCACCACCCCAGTACCCCCACCCGCAAATAACAACTGGATCCAAGACGCCAG CCCCACCCCTCAGCGCAGACCCCCCCCAGCAGCCGCCCCGGCCCCCAGCCGCCCGCACGCTGCACGTGGCCCCACCCCGGGACAACCCATGAACCCTTCCCCTGCCTTCGGAGTGCCGCTCAACCCCTCTCCCGCCTTCGGAGCTCCACCCATCCCCTCGCGCCCGGGCCCACCCATCAACGCTTTCAACAGCCACCAAGACCCCTTCAGCGCACCCCCACAGATCCCCTCCCGGCCCGCCCGCGTCCCACCTGGTGTACCTAG CCGAAGACCTCCCGGGGCTCCTTCTCACCGGCCCACCATTATCCGCCCTGCTGAGCCCTCCCTGCTAGACTAG
- the dnm2a gene encoding dynamin-2 isoform X7 has protein sequence MGNRGMEDLIPLINKLQDAFSTIGQSCNLDLPQIAVVGGQSAGKSSVLENFVGRDFLPRGNGIVTRRPLILQLVNNTAEYAEFLHCKAKKFVDFDEVRSEIEAETERITGANKGISPIPINLRVYSPNVLNLTLIDLPGMTKVAVGDQPVDIEHQIRDMLLQFITKESCLILAVTPANTDLANSDALKIAKEVDPQGLRTIGVITKLDLMDEGTDAKDILENKLLPLRRGYIGVVNRSQKDIDGKKDIRAALAAERKFFLSHPGYRHIAERMGTPHLQKTLNQQLTNHIRDTLPGLRSKLQSQLLSLEKEVEEYKNFRPDDPTRKTKALLQMVQQFGVDFEKCIEGSGDQVDTNELSGGAKINRLFHERFPFELVKIVFDEKELRREISHAIKNVHGVRTGLFTPDLAFEVIVKKQIVKLKTPCLKCIDLVIQELINTVRQCTNKLNSYPRLREETERIVTTHVREREGKTKDQVLLLIDIELSYINTNHEDFIGFANAQQRNTAANKKRPIPNQVIRKGWLTINISIMKGGSKEYWFILTAESLSWYKDEEEKEKKYMLPLDNLKLRDVEKGFMSTKHVFAIFNTEQRNVYKDLRQVELACDSQEDVDSWKASFLRAGVYPEKDQTDNDDAAPADTFSMDPQLERQVETIRNLVDSYIGIINKSTRDLVPKTIMHLMINSAKDFIHSELLAYLYSSGDQNSLMEESADQAQRRDELLRMYHALKEALVIIGDISTSTITTPVPPPANNNWIQDAR, from the exons ATGGGGAACCGGGGCATGGAAGACCTGATTCCCCTGATCAACAAGCTTCAAGACGCGTTCAGCACCATTGGTCAGAGTTGTAATTTAGACCTTCCTCAGATTGCGGTGGTCGGTGGACAGAGCGCTGGGAAAAGCTCAGTCTTGGAGAATTTTGTCGGCAG ggactttctTCCACGTGGAAATGGCATTGTTACCCGAAGACCTCTCATTTTGCAGCTGGTCAATAATACCGCAG AATATGCTGAATTCCTGCACTGCAAAGCGAAGAAGTTTGTGGATTTTGATGAAGTGCGGTCGGAAATTGAAGCAGAGACCGAGAGGATAACAGGCGCCAACAAAGGCATCTCTCCCATCCCAATTAACTTGAGGGTCTACTCCCCCAACG TGCTGAACCTGACCCTGATCGACCTCCCGGGAATGACTAAGGTTGCCGTTGGAGACCAGCCCGTAGACATCGAGCACCAGATCAGAGACATGCTCCTGCAGTTCATCACCAAGGAGAGCTGTCTGATCCTGGCCGTCACTCCTGCCAACACCGACCTGGCCAACTCGGACGCACTGAAGATCGCCAAGGAGGTCGACCCACAGG GTCTGCGTACTATTGGTGTTATAACCAAACTGGACCTGATGGATGAAGGGACGGATGCTAAGGACATCCTAGAAAATAAACTCCTACCACTGCGTAGAG GGTACATTGGTGTGGTGAACCGCAGTCAGAAAGACATTGATGGGAAGAAGGACATTCGTGCTGCTCTGGCCGCAGAGAGAAAGTTCttcctgtctcaccccggctACAGACACATAGCAGAGCGTATGGGCACACCACATCTACAGAAGACACTCAACCAG caattgaccaatcacatcAGGGACACTCTGCCTGGACTGCGCAGTAAATTGCAGAGTCAGCTCCTCTCCCTGGAGAAGGAAGTGGAGGAGTACAAGAACTTCCGTCCAGACGACCCAACACGCAAGACCAAGGCCTTGTTGCA GATGGTGCAGCAGTTTGGTGTGGACTTTGAGAAGTGCATTGAGGGCTCAGGGGACCAGGTGGACACCAACGAGCTGTCGGGGGGCGCAAAGATTAACCGCCTCTTCCACGAACGCTTCCCCTTCGAACTGGTCAAG ATTGTGTTTGATGAGAAGGAGCTAAGGCGAGAAATCAGTCACGCAATCAAGAACGTCCATGGTGTCAG AACGGGGCTGTTCACTCCAGACCTGGCGTTTGAGGTCATCGTGAAAAAGCAGATCGTTAAGCTGAAAACGCCCTGTCTCAAATGTATCGATCTGGTCATTCAGGAGCTCATCAACACAGTCAGGCAGTGCACCAACAAG CTCAattcttacccaaggctgagaGAGGAGACTGAGAGGATTGTCACCACccatgtgagagagagagaaggaaagaCCAAGGACCAG GTTCTGCTGCTGATTGACATTGAGCTGTCCTACATCAACACCAATCATGAGGACTTCATAGGCTTTGCTAA CGCCCAGCAGAGAAACACCGCTGCAAACAAGAAGAGGCCCATACCCAACCAG GTGATCAGGAAAGGCTGGCTAACCATTAACATCAGCATCATGAAGGGAGGCTCCAAGGAGTACTGGTTTATCCTGACTGCAGAGTCCCTGTCCTGGTACAAAGACGAGGAG GAGAAAGAGAAGAAGTACATGCTGCCCCTCGATAACCTGAAGCTCCGAGATGTGGAGAAAGGCTTTATGTCCACGAAGCACGTCTTTGCAATCTTCAACACCGAACAGAG AAACGTCTACAAGGATCTTCGCCAAGTTGAACTGGCATGTGATTCTCAAGAGGATGTGGACAGCTGGAAAGCCTCTTTCCTCAGGGCTGGAGTTTATCCCGAGAAGGACCAG ACGGACAATGATGACGCTGCCCCTGCAGACACATTCTCTATGGACCCTCAGTTGGAGCGACAGGTGGAAACCATCCGTAACCTGGTGGATTCGTACATCGGCATCATCAATAAATCCACCAGAGACCTTGTGCCCAAAACCATCATGCATCTCATGATCAACAGC GCGAAGGACTTCATCCACTCGGAGCTGCTCGCCTACCTCTACTCGTCTGGGGACCAGAACAGCCTGATGGAGGAGTCAGCTGACCAGGCCCAGCGCAGAGACGAATTGCTGCGCATGTATCACGCGCTCAAGGAGGCCCTGGTCATTATCGGAGACATCAGCACCAGCACCATCACCACCCCAGTACCCCCACCCGCAAATAACAACTGGATCCAAGACGCCAGGTGA
- the dnm2a gene encoding dynamin-2 isoform X6, translating to MGNRGMEDLIPLINKLQDAFSTIGQSCNLDLPQIAVVGGQSAGKSSVLENFVGRDFLPRGNGIVTRRPLILQLVNNTAEYAEFLHCKAKKFVDFDEVRSEIEAETERITGANKGISPIPINLRVYSPNVLNLTLIDLPGMTKVAVGDQPVDIEHQIRDMLLQFITKESCLILAVTPANTDLANSDALKIAKEVDPQGLRTIGVITKLDLMDEGTDAKDILENKLLPLRRGYIGVVNRSQKDIDGKKDIRAALAAERKFFLSHPGYRHIAERMGTPHLQKTLNQQLTNHIRDTLPGLRSKLQSQLLSLEKEVEEYKNFRPDDPTRKTKALLQMVQQFGVDFEKCIEGSGDQVDTNELSGGAKINRLFHERFPFELVKIVFDEKELRREISHAIKNVHGVRTGLFTPDLAFEVIVKKQIVKLKTPCLKCIDLVIQELINTVRQCTNKLNSYPRLREETERIVTTHVREREGKTKDQVLLLIDIELSYINTNHEDFIGFANAQQRNTAANKKRPIPNQVIRKGWLTINISIMKGGSKEYWFILTAESLSWYKDEEEKEKKYMLPLDNLKLRDVEKGFMSTKHVFAIFNTEQRNVYKDLRQVELACDSQEDVDSWKASFLRAGVYPEKDQTDNDDAAPADTFSMDPQLERQVETIRNLVDSYIGIINKSTRDLVPKTIMHLMINSAKDFIHSELLAYLYSSGDQNSLMEESADQAQRRDELLRMYHALKEALVIIGDISTSTITTPVPPPANNNWIQDASPTPQRRPPPAAAPAPSRPHAARGPTPGQPMNPSPAFGVPLNPSPAFGAPPIPSRPGPPINAFNSHQDPFSAPPQIPSRPARVPPGVPSRRPPGAPSHRPTIIRPAEPSLLD from the exons ATGGGGAACCGGGGCATGGAAGACCTGATTCCCCTGATCAACAAGCTTCAAGACGCGTTCAGCACCATTGGTCAGAGTTGTAATTTAGACCTTCCTCAGATTGCGGTGGTCGGTGGACAGAGCGCTGGGAAAAGCTCAGTCTTGGAGAATTTTGTCGGCAG ggactttctTCCACGTGGAAATGGCATTGTTACCCGAAGACCTCTCATTTTGCAGCTGGTCAATAATACCGCAG AATATGCTGAATTCCTGCACTGCAAAGCGAAGAAGTTTGTGGATTTTGATGAAGTGCGGTCGGAAATTGAAGCAGAGACCGAGAGGATAACAGGCGCCAACAAAGGCATCTCTCCCATCCCAATTAACTTGAGGGTCTACTCCCCCAACG TGCTGAACCTGACCCTGATCGACCTCCCGGGAATGACTAAGGTTGCCGTTGGAGACCAGCCCGTAGACATCGAGCACCAGATCAGAGACATGCTCCTGCAGTTCATCACCAAGGAGAGCTGTCTGATCCTGGCCGTCACTCCTGCCAACACCGACCTGGCCAACTCGGACGCACTGAAGATCGCCAAGGAGGTCGACCCACAGG GTCTGCGTACTATTGGTGTTATAACCAAACTGGACCTGATGGATGAAGGGACGGATGCTAAGGACATCCTAGAAAATAAACTCCTACCACTGCGTAGAG GGTACATTGGTGTGGTGAACCGCAGTCAGAAAGACATTGATGGGAAGAAGGACATTCGTGCTGCTCTGGCCGCAGAGAGAAAGTTCttcctgtctcaccccggctACAGACACATAGCAGAGCGTATGGGCACACCACATCTACAGAAGACACTCAACCAG caattgaccaatcacatcAGGGACACTCTGCCTGGACTGCGCAGTAAATTGCAGAGTCAGCTCCTCTCCCTGGAGAAGGAAGTGGAGGAGTACAAGAACTTCCGTCCAGACGACCCAACACGCAAGACCAAGGCCTTGTTGCA GATGGTGCAGCAGTTTGGTGTGGACTTTGAGAAGTGCATTGAGGGCTCAGGGGACCAGGTGGACACCAACGAGCTGTCGGGGGGCGCAAAGATTAACCGCCTCTTCCACGAACGCTTCCCCTTCGAACTGGTCAAG ATTGTGTTTGATGAGAAGGAGCTAAGGCGAGAAATCAGTCACGCAATCAAGAACGTCCATGGTGTCAG AACGGGGCTGTTCACTCCAGACCTGGCGTTTGAGGTCATCGTGAAAAAGCAGATCGTTAAGCTGAAAACGCCCTGTCTCAAATGTATCGATCTGGTCATTCAGGAGCTCATCAACACAGTCAGGCAGTGCACCAACAAG CTCAattcttacccaaggctgagaGAGGAGACTGAGAGGATTGTCACCACccatgtgagagagagagaaggaaagaCCAAGGACCAG GTTCTGCTGCTGATTGACATTGAGCTGTCCTACATCAACACCAATCATGAGGACTTCATAGGCTTTGCTAA CGCCCAGCAGAGAAACACCGCTGCAAACAAGAAGAGGCCCATACCCAACCAG GTGATCAGGAAAGGCTGGCTAACCATTAACATCAGCATCATGAAGGGAGGCTCCAAGGAGTACTGGTTTATCCTGACTGCAGAGTCCCTGTCCTGGTACAAAGACGAGGAG GAGAAAGAGAAGAAGTACATGCTGCCCCTCGATAACCTGAAGCTCCGAGATGTGGAGAAAGGCTTTATGTCCACGAAGCACGTCTTTGCAATCTTCAACACCGAACAGAG AAACGTCTACAAGGATCTTCGCCAAGTTGAACTGGCATGTGATTCTCAAGAGGATGTGGACAGCTGGAAAGCCTCTTTCCTCAGGGCTGGAGTTTATCCCGAGAAGGACCAG ACGGACAATGATGACGCTGCCCCTGCAGACACATTCTCTATGGACCCTCAGTTGGAGCGACAGGTGGAAACCATCCGTAACCTGGTGGATTCGTACATCGGCATCATCAATAAATCCACCAGAGACCTTGTGCCCAAAACCATCATGCATCTCATGATCAACAGC GCGAAGGACTTCATCCACTCGGAGCTGCTCGCCTACCTCTACTCGTCTGGGGACCAGAACAGCCTGATGGAGGAGTCAGCTGACCAGGCCCAGCGCAGAGACGAATTGCTGCGCATGTATCACGCGCTCAAGGAGGCCCTGGTCATTATCGGAGACATCAGCACCAGCACCATCACCACCCCAGTACCCCCACCCGCAAATAACAACTGGATCCAAGACGCCAG CCCCACCCCTCAGCGCAGACCCCCCCCAGCAGCCGCCCCGGCCCCCAGCCGCCCGCACGCTGCACGTGGCCCCACCCCGGGACAACCCATGAACCCTTCCCCTGCCTTCGGAGTGCCGCTCAACCCCTCTCCCGCCTTCGGAGCTCCACCCATCCCCTCGCGCCCGGGCCCACCCATCAACGCTTTCAACAGCCACCAAGACCCCTTCAGCGCACCCCCACAGATCCCCTCCCGGCCCGCCCGCGTCCCACCTGGTGTACCTAG CCGAAGACCTCCCGGGGCTCCTTCTCACCGGCCCACCATTATCCGCCCTGCTGAGCCCTCCCTGCTAGACTAG